The sequence below is a genomic window from Curtobacterium sp. MCPF17_002.
ACGTGGTCGGCTTCCACTGCGTGCAGGGGGAGCCCGACGTGCAGATGGAGGCGCACCACTTCTGCAAGGTGGTCAACGCGGAGATGCTGCAGTGCGTCCTGTTCGACGGCAACACCGCGGACGCGAACCTCATCGGGATCGAGTACATCGTGTCGGAGCGGCTGTACGCGTCGCTCCCCGAGGACGAACGCGGGTCCTGGCACCCGCACAACCACGAGGTCTTCTCCGGGGAGCTCGTCGCGCCGGGCCTGCCCATCGCGATCGAGACCGAGCTGATGGGCCACCTCGTGAACTCCTACGGCAAGACGTGGCACACCTGGCACAGCACGCCGATGGGGTCGCAGCCGGCCGACGAGCTGCCCCTCGGTGACCCGATGCTCATGTGGTCGTTCAACCGGGAGGGCGAGGTGGACAGCGCCCTGCAGCAGGACCGGAACCGGTCGATGCACACCGATCCGGAGCCGCGGAAGGCGTCGCGGGCGAAGTACCTGCCGGAGGCGCACCCGCAGTACGGCGTCGGCGCGATGCGGGACGCGTTCAGCGGGACGACGCCGACGCCGGGGGTGGTCGACGCGGACGACGGGCGCCCCTGACGGCGGCGTCTGCTGCCGCGGCGTCGGTCAGGCCATCGCCTCGCCGGCAGATCCGTAGAGGCCCGTCGCCAGTTCGTCGAGCACCGCGAGCAGGTCGCCCCCGTGGGACGTGTCGACCGCGCTGAGCACCGCGGCGTAACGCTGTCGGTAGTCCTCGACGACCGCTTCGCCAGCGGGGAGCAAGCGCAGCAGCGATCCACGTCGGTCGTTCGGGTTCGGCGCGCGCTCGAGCAGTTCGGCGCTCGTCATCCGGTCGATCATGTTCGTGACGGCGCCCGACGTCAGCCCGAGGAACCCGGCGACCTCCGTCGGGGTGGAGTACCCCGTGTCCCGCACGAGCACGAGCGCACGGAGGGCGTTCTCGTGCACCCCGGCGCGGGCGCTGAGCTGGCGCACCAGGCTCGCGTTCGCGCGCACGACCGCGTCGAAGGCCGTCAGCATGTCCGCTGGGTCGGTCTGCCCGGTCCGGGTCACAGGTGGTCCTCTTCCGCTTCGGTGTTCCGTCTCATGATCCCGTGTCGACGGCGTGTGAGCGAGCCGCGTGGGTGAGTACCCCTCGCACTGGGGTAAGTGTATGAGTGGTCAACTTGGTCAAGCATTAACTATCTTAATCAGTGAAGCAAGTGAGCCCGAATCTCTTGCTCCGCTCCACCCCCACAATCCCTGACCGAAGAGGTACCCCGTGTCCGACAAGCTCCGCACCTCCGCACTGAAGCGGATCCGCTTCGCCCCCGTCGCGCTCCTCGCGGGCATCTTCGCGGCCGTCCTGCTCTCCCTCTCGCTGACCGGCACCCTGTCCGGGTTCGCCGCGAGCATCACCAACAGCAGCAACACCGCCGCGAGCGGCACGCTGATCATGCAGGAGCAGAACGCCGGAGCCACGGTGACCTGTCTCAGCACCGACGGCGGCTCGGTCTCCACCAACGCCGCGACCTGCTCGACCATCAACAAGTTCGGTGGCAGCACCACGATGACCCCGGGCAACACGGTCAACACCGCGATCTCGATCAAGAACACCGGCACCGCGAACGCCGCGACCTTCACCCTGACCCCGGGCGCGACCTGCACCCAGTCGGTGAACGGCTCGGCGAACGGCACCGCGACCGACCTCTGCGCCAAGATGAACCTCGTCATCACCTCCGGTGCGACGACCGTCTTCAACGGCACCCTCGCGAGCTTCAAGGGCGCCGCCGCCTCGGCCTTCACGATGCCCACCGCCCCCGCCGCCGGTGCCAGCGTCCCGTTCAACTTCGCCGTGACGCTCGACTCCTCGGCCGGCAACACCTACCAGGGCCTCGCCGCATCGGTGCCGATGACCTGGACCTTCACGGCCTGATCCGCCCAGACCGGCGACGCTCGACCGACCCCCTTCCGGCCGAGCGTCGCCTCCCGTTCCACCCCGTCCCCCACCCTGATCACGCCTGACACGAGCGGAGCAGCACATGAGCCAGACCGCAGCGATCCCGCTCAGCGGCACGCTCGACCGCCCGTTGCTCGGCGGACACACCGCCACCCGCTTCGAGACCGTCCTCGCCTGGTCGGTCGCGCTGGTCGCCGCCGTGCTCCTGACCGGTGCCGTGCTGTTCCTCTCCGCCGGCGGTCGATGGTTCGTCGTCGAGACCCCGTCCATGGGCGAAGCCGCTCCGGTCGGGACGCTGGTCCTCGACCTCCCCGTCGACGTGTCGACCCTGCACGTCGGCGAGATCGTCTCCTTCGAGACCGCCGCGAACCCGGGCGTCGTCTACACGCACCGCATCATCGACATCGACGCCGACGGCGGCCTGCACACCCGCGGCGACATCAACGGGGCGACCGACCCCTGGACGCTCACGCAGGACGATGTGGCCGGCACGCCGGCGCTCCTCGTCCCGCACCTGGGCTGGCTCTTCCGCGCCGCCCCGCTCCTGCTCATCGGCACCCTGGTCATCCTGACGCTCACCAGCGTCTTCACCGACCGGGTCACCCGCACCTGTCTCCGCATCGCGGGCGGCGCACTCACCGTCGCCTACGCCGCCTTCATCCTCAAGCCGTTCGTCGACGTCACCACCATCACGAACACCTCGAGCCCGTCCGGCGTCGACGTCACGATCGTGTCCTCCGGCATCTTCCCCGTCCGGGTCGAGTCCGACGGCGCGGCGAGCGTGCACCTGGTCGACGGCCAGGTCGGGCACATGGTCATCCACGAGCTGGCGAAGAACGGCCACTACCAGCTGACGTCGAACATCGACCTCGGCCCGGTCGGGTGGGCGCTGCTCATCGCGGCGTGCCTCGTCCCGCTCGTGCTCTGCCTGGCCGTCGGCCGGGTCGAGGCGGTGCGTCCCTCGTGAGACTGCAGCACCTCCGCGACGGCCGCGTGATCGCCCTCGTCCTCATCGTCGGGCTCGTCGTCGTGGCCCTCCTCAACGCGTTCTCGCCGACCCGCTCCGCCTACAGCGCCCGCATCGCGACCAGCGGCAACACCGCCGCCACCGCCCCGTACTTCACGTGCACGGCGGCGGTCGGGGCCGACACCGCGAACGCGCTCTTCGCGTACCGTCTGACCGAGGCATCCGGCGCGTCGACTGCCGTGGACTGGTCCGGCAAGGGGCTGAACGGCACCTACCAGGGGACGATGGCGGCCACGACGCCGAGCCCCAACGCCTGCCCGCGGGACACCGGGAGCTCCTGGCTGCTCAACGGTTCGACGAACTTCGTCAGCACGCCTCGGTCGTACGCGAGCCCCGCCACCTACAGCGAAGAGGTCTGGTTCAAGACCACCGTCGCGGGCGGCATGCTCATCGGCTTCGGGAGCAACCAGGTCACCGCCTCCGGTCAGCACGACCGCCAGGTGTACCTCAACACCGGGGGCCAGCTCGTCTTCGGCACCTACAGCGGGACGACGCAGGTCGTGACCTCGCCGAAGGCGTACACCGACGGCACCTGGCACCACGTCGTCGCGACGCAGTCCGCCGGCACCGGGATGCGCCTCTACGTCGACGGGTCGCTCGTCGCGTCGAACACCGCGTTCACCGCCGCGGAGCCCTACACCGGCTACTTCCGCGTCGGGTACGACACCGTCTCCGGGTGGCCGGGGCAGCCGGCGAACTTCGCCTTCACCGGATCGATGCGGTACGCGGCCGTGTACAGCACGGTCCTGTCCGCGACGCAGGTCGCGAACCACGCCGCGGCGGGGCGCTGACCGCACCCGCTCGCGGACTGGAGGCGCGGTGCCAGTTGGCACCGCGCCTCCAGTCCTCTGTCTTCCGCGGTCCAGATCAGAAGCGTTTTCCAGGATTTTCGCGAACTCATCGCGGACATCCGCCAGATCCGCCAGCGCTGGCGCGATGAGGTCACGGCGCGCGCGGACTCCGGAGTGTGGCGGGCGCTCGACGTCGTCGCTCGTCAGCCGGTCCTCAACGCGATGGTCCTGGCCAACGAGATGGGCGTCGAGCCACGGAACGCCTACCCGCACATCGTCAAGCTCGTCGAAGCGGGCGTCCTCGTGTCGAAGAACGAGTACCGCCACGGTGTGCTGTACCAGAATGACGACGTCCTGCAGGCACTCGACGCCTTTGCGGTGCGCGCCGGACGCCGGGGCTGATGGTGCGATCGAGGGCGAGCCCGCACCGACCTCAGGGGCAGGCGACCGCGACCGATCCGGTGGCCGTCGTCTCGACCGCCACGGGCTCGCTGCTCGGCGCGGCGTTCGACCGCCGCAGCCCCATCGACACCAGCACGACGGCACCGACGACGGCGACCGCCCCGGCCAGCCAGAAGTCCGCCGCGAGACCGAAGGACGACACCGCTGCGCCACCGAGGACGGATCCGGCAGCGATGGCGAGCTGGATCGTGGTGACGAACAGCGCCAGTCCGGTCTCCGAACCACCGGGGGACGCGGTGGACATCCACGTCTGCATCCCGAGCGGCAGCGCACCCCAGACGAGGCCCCACACCACGAGCAGGATGAAGACCCCCACGACCGAGTGCGCGAGCAGCGGCAGCAGGACGACGGCTCCGGCGAGCACGAACTTCGCGGTGCCGATGGTGCCGAGGACACTCCGACCGAGCGTGGCGCCGGCGGCGAAGTTGCCGACGATCCCGGCGATGCCGAAGACGAGCAGGGCGAGGGTGATGGTCTCGGGGCTCACGCCGACGAGCTCCTGCAGGTACGGCGCGATGTAGGTGTAGGCGGCGAACTGCGCCGCGAAGAGGAACGCGGCGGCGATGAGGCCGACGCGGGCGCGGGGGACCCGGAGCAGCGACCCGAGGGTCGCGAACCGGACCTGCTGCAGCGCCGGGATCTTCGGGAGCATCGCGAGCTGCAGGCCGAGCGCGACGAGGCCGAGCACGCCGCCGATCACGAACGCCAGACGCCAGCTCGCGAGCGAAGACACCAGGGCACCGAGGGGCAGGCTGACGACGGTGGCCACGGAGACACCCGCCGTGATGAGCGATGTCGCCCGGATCACGGCGTCGGACCGGACGAGACGGCCGGCGATCCCGGCGCCGATCGCCCAGAACCCGCCGATGCCGACACCGAGGAGCATCCGGGCGACGAGCAGGACCCAGAACGACGGTGCGATGGCGGCGAGTCCGTCGGCGAGCACGAGCAGGACGGTCAGCGACACGAGGACGACGCGGCGGTCGATCCTGGAGGTCAGGACCGTGACGACGGGCGCGGCGACCGCGCCGACGAGACCGGTGGCGACGACCATCAGGCCGGCGGTGCCGATGCCGACGTCGAGGTCGGAGGCGATCGCCGGGAGCAGGCCGATCGGGAGGAACTCGGACAGGACGAGGACGAACGATCCGAGTGCGACGGATGTGACACTGAGCCACCCGCGGCGCTCTGCTGACGAGGTCATGGGGACGTCAAGCCCCGTCGTGCTCCGTTCCATTCCCGTCGGCTCCGAGTTCGTGCCAGAGGTGCGCGATCGACGCGGCGCCGTCGAGCAGCGTCCGCAGGTCGACGCTCTCGTCGCTCGCGTGCCAGTGGTCCTCCGGCAGCCCCGTGCCGACGAACAGCACCGGTGCGTCGAACACCCGGCCGAGCAACTCCGCCGGGCCACCGCCGGCGTTGCCCATCCGCCCCGACGTCTCCGTGCCGTGGCCGAGCTCCATCGCCCGCACGAGGGCTTCCAGTGCGGGTCCGTTCGGCGTCACGTACGGGTCCTGCCCGGTCTCCTCCGGGATCTCGAGCTCGTACGTCACCCCGTCGGGCATCGTGTCCGCCACGAACCGGCGCAGCTGTTCGGCGACGGCCTGCACCCGCTGGCCCGGGACGGTCCGGATGCTGATCTCCGCCGTGGCCTCGCGGGGGATGACGGCTCGGGGGTACCCGGTCGGGTCCCCGGCCAGCAGGGTGAGCACCTCGATCGAGGGGCGCGCCCAGAGGCGTTCCTCGACGGAGTACCCGGCTTCCCCGGTGGTCGACCGGGTCTCGGTGCGTTCGACCCAGACGTCCGGGTCGAAGTCGAGCGCGTGCAGTTGCTCACGCCGCTCGTCGGAGAGTTCGTCGACGTCGTCGAGGAAGCCCGGGATCGTGATGCGGCCGGTGTCGTCGTGGATCGCCGCGAGCACGGTGACGAGCGCGTGCACCGGGTTCGGTGCCGGTCCGGAGACCGCTCCGCTGTGCACGTCCCTGGCCGGCCCGGTGACGGTGAGCGTCGCGCCGGTCATCCCGCGCATCGAGGTGACGACGGCGGGGTTCCCGGCCTTCCACTGCAGCGTGTCGGAGAACACGACCACGTCGCACGCCAGTCGCTCGCCCTCGGCGTCGAGCAGGTCGGCGAAGTGGCTGGACCCGAGCTCCTCCTCGCCCTCGACGAGGAACTTGAGGTTCACCGCCGGCGTGCCGTCGGGCCGGGTCGCGAGGTGCGCGCGGAGACCCCAGAGGTGGGCGAGCACCTGTCCCTTGGCGTCGGACGCCCCCCGTCCGTACAGTCGTCCGTCCCGGAGCGCCGGCTCCCACGGCGAGGTCTCGACCCACTCCTCGGGCTTCGCGTGCCGGACGTCGTGGTGGCTGTAGACGAGGACCGTCGGCAGCTCGGGATCGACGAGGAGCTCGCCGTAGACGGCGGGTGCGGGACCGGCGTGCAGGATCTCGGTGGAGAGGCCGACGTCGCGCATCGCTCCGGCCAGCCAGTGCGCGGACCGGTCGACGTCGACGGCGCGTTCCGGCTGGGACGCGACGGACGGGATCCGCACCCACTCGGAGAGGTGCCGCACCAGTTGGTCCCGTTCCTCGTCGAGGAAACGTTCGACTGCGCGGCGGCGGTCCGGCTCGGAGTTCACGGCGGGCACGGGGGCTCCTCTCGGTGGCGTGGTACCGAGGACGGTAGGAGCACGCCCCTCCGAGTGGTCGGGGATTGGCCTGGAGGCGCGGCGCGGCTCCGCCCCGCGGTGCCGGTGATGCCGTCGTTCGGGTTCGCCGGCATCACCGCACTGCTGGGCGATCTGGCTAGGGTCCAGACCGCGAGCGGCCCCCACGGCCGCATCCACGAACCTAGGCAGATCGTTATGTGGAGTCAAGCGACCACTTAAGGGGCCGCATTAGGGTTCTCTCATGTCCCCAGGCGAGCGCGTCCGCGCCGAGCGGGTCGAGGTGCGCCGCAGCCGCGAAGCGATCCTCGCGGCGGCCGAACGGCACTACGCCGCGCACGACGCCGATCCCACGATGGTGCAGCTCGCGCACCTGGCCGACGTCGGGACGGCGACCCTCTACCGCCGCTTCCCCGGCATCGACGACGTGGTCCGGGCACTCCACGCTCGACTCATCGCCGAGTTCGGGCGCGTCGAGGCGGCCGTCGCCGCCCAGACCTCCGGCTGGGACGGCGTCGTCGCCCTCGTCACCACGATCATCGACGTCCTGCAGGCGCACCCCGCGATCCCCCGGCTGAACCGGAAGATGGTGGCGCTCGACGACGACCAGCAGCTCAGCACGGGGTGGGCCGCGCAGCTCGACGCGCTCATCGCGGTCGCACAGGCCGAGGGATCCCTCCGCCCGGACGTCACGTCGAACGACGTCACCTTCGCCGCGTTCCGCATCGGGAGCTACTCGAACCTGCCCCCGGACGAGGCCGACCGGATCATCGGACGCCAGGTCGGGATCGTGCTCGACGGCCTGCGAGCCGATGGGGCGCGGCGACCGCTCCCGGGTGGTCCGATCGGGACGGACGACCTCCACCGCGTCTTCCGGTACGAGGTGTCCCACCCCGTCGAGTAGGTCGAGCCGGAGATCAGGCGTCGAGTGCTGCGCGCGCCGCCGCGACCACCTCGGCGTCCGTGACGAAGTGCGCGGAACCGTCGTCCGCGCCGCCCATCGGCACCCCGGCGTGCGCGCTGTCCGCAGCGGGGCGCTTCGCGGAGAGGTGCACCGCGGCGGCCCCCGTGGCGACGAGTGCGGGGACGTCCGCGGGGATGACCCCGG
It includes:
- a CDS encoding OBAP family protein, coding for MPLNPTVHDRKTGVTPPGEAGGFRLALLDRGADLLQTTAPLRGFDVYVVGFHCVQGEPDVQMEAHHFCKVVNAEMLQCVLFDGNTADANLIGIEYIVSERLYASLPEDERGSWHPHNHEVFSGELVAPGLPIAIETELMGHLVNSYGKTWHTWHSTPMGSQPADELPLGDPMLMWSFNREGEVDSALQQDRNRSMHTDPEPRKASRAKYLPEAHPQYGVGAMRDAFSGTTPTPGVVDADDGRP
- a CDS encoding MarR family transcriptional regulator, encoding MTRTGQTDPADMLTAFDAVVRANASLVRQLSARAGVHENALRALVLVRDTGYSTPTEVAGFLGLTSGAVTNMIDRMTSAELLERAPNPNDRRGSLLRLLPAGEAVVEDYRQRYAAVLSAVDTSHGGDLLAVLDELATGLYGSAGEAMA
- a CDS encoding S26 family signal peptidase; the encoded protein is MSQTAAIPLSGTLDRPLLGGHTATRFETVLAWSVALVAAVLLTGAVLFLSAGGRWFVVETPSMGEAAPVGTLVLDLPVDVSTLHVGEIVSFETAANPGVVYTHRIIDIDADGGLHTRGDINGATDPWTLTQDDVAGTPALLVPHLGWLFRAAPLLLIGTLVILTLTSVFTDRVTRTCLRIAGGALTVAYAAFILKPFVDVTTITNTSSPSGVDVTIVSSGIFPVRVESDGAASVHLVDGQVGHMVIHELAKNGHYQLTSNIDLGPVGWALLIAACLVPLVLCLAVGRVEAVRPS
- a CDS encoding LamG domain-containing protein codes for the protein MRLQHLRDGRVIALVLIVGLVVVALLNAFSPTRSAYSARIATSGNTAATAPYFTCTAAVGADTANALFAYRLTEASGASTAVDWSGKGLNGTYQGTMAATTPSPNACPRDTGSSWLLNGSTNFVSTPRSYASPATYSEEVWFKTTVAGGMLIGFGSNQVTASGQHDRQVYLNTGGQLVFGTYSGTTQVVTSPKAYTDGTWHHVVATQSAGTGMRLYVDGSLVASNTAFTAAEPYTGYFRVGYDTVSGWPGQPANFAFTGSMRYAAVYSTVLSATQVANHAAAGR
- a CDS encoding MFS transporter — translated: MTSSAERRGWLSVTSVALGSFVLVLSEFLPIGLLPAIASDLDVGIGTAGLMVVATGLVGAVAAPVVTVLTSRIDRRVVLVSLTVLLVLADGLAAIAPSFWVLLVARMLLGVGIGGFWAIGAGIAGRLVRSDAVIRATSLITAGVSVATVVSLPLGALVSSLASWRLAFVIGGVLGLVALGLQLAMLPKIPALQQVRFATLGSLLRVPRARVGLIAAAFLFAAQFAAYTYIAPYLQELVGVSPETITLALLVFGIAGIVGNFAAGATLGRSVLGTIGTAKFVLAGAVVLLPLLAHSVVGVFILLVVWGLVWGALPLGMQTWMSTASPGGSETGLALFVTTIQLAIAAGSVLGGAAVSSFGLAADFWLAGAVAVVGAVVLVSMGLRRSNAAPSSEPVAVETTATGSVAVACP
- a CDS encoding M20/M25/M40 family metallo-hydrolase, with protein sequence MPAVNSEPDRRRAVERFLDEERDQLVRHLSEWVRIPSVASQPERAVDVDRSAHWLAGAMRDVGLSTEILHAGPAPAVYGELLVDPELPTVLVYSHHDVRHAKPEEWVETSPWEPALRDGRLYGRGASDAKGQVLAHLWGLRAHLATRPDGTPAVNLKFLVEGEEELGSSHFADLLDAEGERLACDVVVFSDTLQWKAGNPAVVTSMRGMTGATLTVTGPARDVHSGAVSGPAPNPVHALVTVLAAIHDDTGRITIPGFLDDVDELSDERREQLHALDFDPDVWVERTETRSTTGEAGYSVEERLWARPSIEVLTLLAGDPTGYPRAVIPREATAEISIRTVPGQRVQAVAEQLRRFVADTMPDGVTYELEIPEETGQDPYVTPNGPALEALVRAMELGHGTETSGRMGNAGGGPAELLGRVFDAPVLFVGTGLPEDHWHASDESVDLRTLLDGAASIAHLWHELGADGNGTEHDGA
- a CDS encoding TetR/AcrR family transcriptional regulator gives rise to the protein MSPGERVRAERVEVRRSREAILAAAERHYAAHDADPTMVQLAHLADVGTATLYRRFPGIDDVVRALHARLIAEFGRVEAAVAAQTSGWDGVVALVTTIIDVLQAHPAIPRLNRKMVALDDDQQLSTGWAAQLDALIAVAQAEGSLRPDVTSNDVTFAAFRIGSYSNLPPDEADRIIGRQVGIVLDGLRADGARRPLPGGPIGTDDLHRVFRYEVSHPVE